A genomic segment from Aegilops tauschii subsp. strangulata cultivar AL8/78 chromosome 1, Aet v6.0, whole genome shotgun sequence encodes:
- the LOC109784112 gene encoding uncharacterized protein At5g02240, with translation MRAHRRSDKERDSHSARRLTRQQLSLHSPEGNRAEMTTAAAAATMRLSSPFKAPPLRPPCHRVLPSMRVPRRAGLAVSASAAGSPPTVLVTGAGGRTGQIVYKKLKERADQFVARGLVRTPDSKGKIGGGDDVFIGDIRDPGSIAPAIDGIDALIILTSGVPKMKPGFDPSKGGRPEFYFEEGSDPEQVDWIGQKNQIDAAKSIGVKQIVLVGSMGGTDINHPLNKLGNGNILVWKRKAEQYLADSGVPYTIIRAGGLQDKDGGVRELIVGKDDEILKTETKTIARADVAEVCIQALLFEEAKFKAFDLASKPEGEGTPTTDFKSVFAQIATRF, from the exons atgcgggcccaccgtcgAAGCGATAAGGAGCGTGACAGCCACTCAGCCCGCCGGCTCACCCGACAACAGCTCTCGCTTCACTCGCCGGAGGGAAACAGAGCAGAGATgaccacggcggcggcggcggcgacgatgcGTCTGTCTTCCCCCTTCAAGGCCCCGCCTCTCCGTCCTCCCTGCCACCGCGTCCTGCCATCGATGCGGGTCCCCAGGCGGGCCGGGCTGGCCGTCTCCGCGTCCGCCGCCGGGTCGCCCCCCACCGTGCTCGTCACCGGCGCCGGAGGACGGACAG GCCAAATTGTGTACAAGAAGCTGAAGGAGAGGGCAGACCAATTTGTTGCCAGAGGGCTAGTCAGGACGCCGGACAGCAAGGGTAAGataggcggcggcgacgacgtgTTCATCGGCGACATTAGGGATCCTGGGAGCATTGCTCCGGCGATCGACGGCATCGACGCGCTCATCATCCTCACCAGTGGGGTCCCAAAGATGAAGCCCGGGTTCGATCCTAGCAAGGGCGGTCGGCCGGAGTTTTACTTCGAGGAAGGGTCTGATCCCGAGCAG GTGGATTGGATAGGCCAAAAGAACCAAATCGACGCTG CCAAGAGCATTGGTGTAAAGCAGATAGTTTTGGTTGGATCCATGGGCGGAACAGATATCAACCATCCATTAAACAAGCTTGGGAATGGGAATATACTG GTGTGGAAACGGAAGGCAGAACAGTACCTAGCGGACTCTGGTGTACCATATACAATTATAAG GGCTGGAGGACTACAAGACAAAGATGGTGGTGTACGTGAGTTGATTGTTGGAAAGGATGATGAGATCTTGAAGACGGAAACGAAAACTATTGCCAGGGCAGATGTTGCAGAAGTTTGCATACAG GCCTTGCTATTTGAGGAAGCAAAGTTCAAGGCGTTTGATCTGGCTTCAAAACCTGAAGGTGAAGGAACACCGACGACAGATTTTAAGTCTGTTTTTGCACAAATTGCTACTCGCTTCTAA